The Asterias amurensis chromosome 16, ASM3211899v1 genomic sequence AGGGTTAcagttatcgcaactaatctCTAACAAAGTAATGATTATCGGCTAAAATAGGagagagttaaaaaaaatacagtacaaaaaaagaaagatactTGTTCCCATTCCCATGCTTATGTGAAGTTTAAGCAGGCCTACTTCTGCTTAATAGCTCCATTACATTTGACTCTACTGTCACACTGATCACAAACTTTTGAACCAGTTTCAACTTTATGTACATTGTAGCTCCACTAAAGAATGGCATGACCCAACTCAATCAACTAATGAGTATTGTCGTGACTCACTGGTCCAATCTAACCCTTATTTACAGTTTCAGATAGtaatcattgttttattttaatattcaaTTCCAGGGTGTCCCAAGCTCAGCTCTGAGAGAAATCTGCCTGCTGAAGGAACTAAAACACAGGAATATTGTCCACCTTCATGATGTATTGCACTGTAACCGACGGCTGACGTTGGTATTTGAGTGCTGTGATCAGGACCTCAAGAAGTATTTTGATGCTTGCAACGGGGAGATCGATCCTGATGTTGTAAAGGTGAATACAACTGGATTGGCTTGGTTTACAGTCAACAGGGTGTTATTTTGTGAAGATTAATTTCTTAAGAATGGTCCGTGTTACAATTTCTAACTCATGTCTAATTCTGAAGTTGGCCGAACTATCATCATCAACATCTCTGTTCACCCAATTTACAGATTCCGACAATAAACTATTCAAGAGATCTGCAAATCCAGTTTTCCCTGTGCCTTATTAACAGTGACTTAACAACATCACAATGGGcacagttacatacatgtagttcactGGAACTGGTTAAAGAACAGACCAAGCTTAGCCTTTGAAAAGATCCACTGTTGAAGATAACTGTTTTACAATCTCTGATTTATTGTTTGTGTCTTCAGTCTTTCATGTTTCAGTTGTTGCGAGGCCTTGCATTCTGTCATAGTCAGAATATACTCCACAGGGATCTTAAGCcacaaaaccttctcatcaacaaggTAAGTAATAAAATACTGAATTCTGATATTGCAACAAAATGGCCACAAGATACAAACTAGGTTTAAATGGGTGCCTGTGAGGGCAGCGATGGTTattgtggttggtttagcttagtgcgctacatatttggcagcacaggcagtatatactccccagggagctgagattgtttaaggaatgaaatggcctagtgatcagggtaataatgttggaagcgctttgagacatggtgtattaagcgctatataaaaataaaacaaactggtTCAAAGTAGTTACGATCCAAGAAAACAATCACTGAACATGAAATCATCTTTCTCTTTTTAATTCTACATCTATGATAATTCCTGAAAAGACTGTTTAGCTTCTGGACTAGGTGAGAAGAAAATGAAGCGGTTAAGTTTTAGATGCGGGAGGAAAGTCCCAGAGAGTTATTcctgggaaaacccacgcagtgcagtagggactgaaaatccAATTCACATAGTCCCCCCTGCATCATTCGAACCTGGGTTCGGAAGGCAGGCACCACTATGCCAACCTTACACGTCAGGAATACTTTAAAAGGGTAGTCACATTAAGTTGTATTTTGCTTCTTACATTTCAGAATGGTGAATTGAAACTGGCTGATTTTGGCCTGGCGAGGGCGTTTGGCATTCCAGTGAGGTGTTTTTCAGCGGAGGTAGTGACCCTGTGGTACAGACCACCTGATGTGCTGTTCGGGGCCAGAATTTACACAACGTCCATTGACATGTGGTCAGCGGGATGTATATTTGCAGGTGGGTAACTAGTTTAGATGTTGACAATTATTGGAACGCCATCATAATGGCTTGCAGGTACTTCAAACTTGATAGAGCACTGAGCTTCATAGGAGTGGTGAAGGTCCCTACTTTGTCAATATCATTTTGATAGttccattgttattttttgcgcTCCGAAGGGGCATATAGTTCTTGCCTTGTCCTTTATTGTCTGAGCGATAACTCAAGAAGGCTTTTGGCTTCAACTCCAAACTCAGTTTATGTTTGGTCTTGGTTCTTATAGTCGTTGAAATTTGTGTATCTTTTTAGAGATGGCCAATGCAGGACGCCCTCTGTTCCCAGGGAATGATGTTGAAGATCAGCTGAAGAGGATCTTTAAGTTGTTAGGCACACCCACCGAGGATACCTGGCCAGGTATCTCAAAGCTACCAGACTTTAAGGTAAGTGTACACCgggcctgaaatttcatctcGGAGAGGGctaggccattttcattttgcgaaGGGCAATTCCATGGGAAAATCTTACAATGtaagggaaacttttgaaggggtaGCAATgccatgaccaggggcaacaaaggccaATCCCTCTATGGTTGTTTTGAatagtaatataataataataataaactacagcatttataaggcacactttacttaaaaaaaaaaacaatcaaaagcgtcggtcaagttttgtcaagatgttggaaagcaagcaagaacaaaaatgtgttttgagtttctgctggaagagagtgatgttgtgcaTTTGTCTGAGGTTTTCCGTAAGTGAGTTCCAGAGGCTAGGTGCTAtgaaactttgtgagaaacgacacgctctgaagtaacagagttttttagaaaggggtaatttctcactaaaatatttgaatccaAGTAAGACTTTGGACCTGAAGCCCTTTCTCGTACATCGGAGAGCACACACATCTATGTAACAGGGTGTTCCCCCCCCTGTTTccatgcaactttgatgaataACTGAGCAAAatttgtcacagatttgttgtttcatacaggtgaggatactggtctttaaaatgtacacaaagtataccctgccttttaAAAATACAACTGTAGAACAGTAGGAAAGAGTTTCTCGGTTAGTAACATCGATCTTTTATTTGAATTGCAGCCTTACCCGATCTACCATGTCAGTACCCCTCTCTCATCAGTGGTCCCCGGACTCTCAGCCAAGGGTCGTGACCTCCTACAGCGTCTGCTCATCTGTAACCCCTCCCTG encodes the following:
- the LOC139949125 gene encoding cyclin-dependent kinase 5-like — its product is MQKFERLEKIGEGTYGTVFKAKNKETQEIVALKRVRLDDDDEGVPSSALREICLLKELKHRNIVHLHDVLHCNRRLTLVFECCDQDLKKYFDACNGEIDPDVVKSFMFQLLRGLAFCHSQNILHRDLKPQNLLINKNGELKLADFGLARAFGIPVRCFSAEVVTLWYRPPDVLFGARIYTTSIDMWSAGCIFAEMANAGRPLFPGNDVEDQLKRIFKLLGTPTEDTWPGISKLPDFKPYPIYHVSTPLSSVVPGLSAKGRDLLQRLLICNPSLRMSAEEGLIHSYFGDLNPALKAM